ttcaaaatactatTTTGGGAGGACTGGTTGGACACAACTTGATCACTGGGAATCCTCACCCCATCTCACAACTTTAGGCTGACTGCTTGGTTTCCAAGTTTGCGTACTATAGCCTGTTAAAGGAAACAAGCACATTTGTGCCCCTTCTGCTTGTCACTGGGATGCAGGATGCGGGAGTGAAGGCTTGCTgtaaggagaaaagagaagcaggGAGGGATGCAGGTACTCGAAACGCATCCACCAGGGCATAGCATGGCCAGGACGGGGACAACTGGAAACTGTgcagtgccagcacagcaggagcagggtgGGTGGTGGCCCTTGAGCTCCACTTAGTGTCGGGAAGCAGCATCTTTAGTCACTAATAAACCTCTGTCAGCTGTGCTGGGGTCTGGTGTTGCAGCAGGCTGACTGTGGTCTAGGCACTGGTATATGGCCAATGTAacatgatggaaagcacagtCTCTCAGAGAGATACCTGCACCTCCCtctgccaacccttaaatgaggtctgagaaGAGAGTGATTCTGGCTCCAGCACCTCTAGTCACTCAGGAGCATTGCGTATACCTGAGTTCCATTGGCTTgaccctgccttcccaccaggtgttcaatcaccGGCTCAAaccatgacttagcatttctactACAGCTCACCTGTGCTTTTGCTGATCTGCAAAGTGCTTATCTGACATATTACCTGCTGTTTCAATAACTTATCTCTTCTTGTTCTAGTTTTATCTTGGAGTTCTGAGTGAAAtccatgtttttgttttgttttttttccagtcaaatAAGGGCTTTTCTTGCCTCAGCCAAAACACAGCATAGCAGTGAGTATCACAATTTATATCAGATGAAGAACTGCCTGTCTGAAATCTGAATTTAAAGGGGGGAATTTAGTGTGAACGTGTGAATCTGCTAAAGATGGACTTTGAAATTTTGTTTCTAGCACCTGGAAGTGAGACTGCAACCCAGCAGAAAGCTCAAAGCCTCCAAAGCTCCTGCTCAAATGTTCATTTCCCTTCTCAGAACAGAGTGAACTGTAGGGATGTGAGCACTTCTGCATTATTCAACCCCACCCTGGTCACTTCTGGACATAGTTGGGTTGAACTGTACTGAGGAGCAGGTAGGCTGAGCTCTTCACCGTAGCAAATGCATATAACCCTTGCTGGTTGACCTTTATTGTGGCACAGCAGCTATTTCTCAGCTGCCTACTGTCCAGAAATGAGATTTTGGAGGATTTAAGGGTCATCACTGGGTACATGGCGACTTGCCCTTTTATGGCAGTTTTGCCTGATGGGGAACATCCTATGTTAGCAAGCaaaggggaaattctttacagagtggtgaggtgatggaacaggctgcccagagaggttgtggatgctccgtgttcaaggccagattggatggggccctgggcaacctggtctagtattaaatggggaggttgatggccctgcatgtggcagggggtaggagattcacgatccttgaggtcccttccaaccccggccattcacgatccttgaggtcccttccaaccctggccattctgtgattctgtgaaagtgaGGAAATGGGAATGTaagcagcacctgcagctgtGACAAGACAGAAGGAATACAGTTTGTAAATCCTTTATTCCCTAGAAGTGACAGTGCTTTATTTACACACAGTCACCTGCTGTTCTTACCAGCACCACTCAGCTTTTCCACTTAGATCTGGGTTTGTGAGCACAAAAATTGAGTTAGAAGCTGTGTAGATAAGTGCAGTTGCGGATAATGCTGATGCAGAAATGTGGGGTTGCTTACAGCCATTTCTGATGTGTTAAATACAATGTTAGCAAGCAGGTTGCTGCAATGTGCACAGCTGTTTATGCACAGGCTTCTTGTCACCTGCCAAATGCCCAGAGCTGTTAAAAAGGGGAAGACTTTAGGCTTTAAGAAAGAGAAGTCTTTCACTTATTGTCTCAGATACATAGGATTTTCATTTAAGGCAGAAACCTTTGGTTTAGGGACCATATTTTCACTGTGAGAGGATAATTAGTTGATACTTCACCCTTATTGCTTTTATTCATCATCTCTTTGTTGTAGTGGAACATCTCATTTCTAAAGTGGAACTTCTCATTTCTGAAGGCACACAGTTTTATACACCAGATAAGGTGAGGGTTTTGTTCCTGGGAAACAGGTTAGGAAATGCTGACAGAGAAGGCAGGAGACTTGGCCAAGGTCAAATACAAGGTCTGTGCTAAACCTGGATCCCAGGCTGGTATGGTTGCATTTTGACCTGTGATCATCATCTCACCTGAAGAACTTTTGTGTTTACACACCAAAAAGATCACTTAATGATTTCTGTCTTGGGTACATGCTCTTTACAATGGGCTTTAGGGCGGGCTGACAACAGCACTGTGTTAAGGCTGGCCAGGTAAGCTACAGCTCATTCTGCAGGCTTCTCCTGTTCCCTCCTATTGCACTGAGCtaaagcagagcagctccacagctgctgcaggtgggCTAGTGTCAGGCAGGTGGCAAAGCCACGCACTTGATCACAGCTGAGCTCCAGCTGATTTCTGACAGCTGGGATGCCTCACATTATTTGTGAGTCTTGCTATTGTTGCTGATTTATGGAAAATGGAAttccctctgtgtgaagaagcTGGATGAATGCAATGAACAGGGGTCCTGTGGAGCACACGAGGGGGCAGTGGTTCCTGGGTCAGCCCTGTGTCTCATCAGATACACTCCACCCCAGCGTCCTCATTGTGGGAGCAGTTGTGCTCGCCCCAGTCAGGTTTGTTACACTGGTAAATCGAACTTTCACTCCCTCTGCAGTTCACATTGTCAAGCCAAATTTGTCCAGTGcctttgggaaaaaagaaaaataaatgcaatgaatAACAAAAGGAACAGTTGCCAACAGACAGAAGAAATGGTAGTATGCTCTCCTCCAAATGCATGTGTTGGGTTGCACATTGGTGAACTGAAAACCAAGCTTTCTGGCACAGCTCAAGCAGCACATGACATGTAGCATAGTCCCAAGAGGATTGAGCTTCCCCTTTGAAACCATCCTCTTTGCTCTCATATTGCTTATGTAGAGCCCCTCACTGTGGTTCTTGCAGAGCATGCATTATCCCCCAACCAGGCAGACAGCCTTGCAACTCAGCCTGCTGAAAACTCACCTCCACTTGCAGTGAAGGCGGAGATGGCACTTCTGTACCCCATCATTCTGCAGACAACAGAGGCATCCTGGGTGTCCCAGTCATCATCACATATTGTTCCCCAGGACCCTTGGTGAAAGATTTCCACACGACCCCTCCTGCCCCCTCCTGCGATTCGTATGTTGTTGGAGTAACCTGATGGATCAGAGTAGACAAAAGTAAGTGCACTAGTCATATGAGCAGGAGGCAAATAGCAGATGAAAAGATGGAAGCAGTGACTGCCTAAACTGCATGAATGCTCCCAACTCCATTGCTGCAGCTGGAATGGGACCAGAAGTTACTTTTATCTCAGATCTGAATATTTCAGGGACCTGTCTTGACTGCAGAGACTGAACTCAGTGAAATTGCTCAGCTCAGCGAGATTGCACAGCTCAACTCTCATTGCTCTGGTAGCTGTGTTGGTGATTAACCAGAGTGTACTTGATCTCAGGTCAGGTggtagaagaagaaagaaaagtccaGTATCTCCTCCCTGTTCtccatgtttcttttcatttctggagAACCTGTTCCAAATCGAAAAACAAGCAATTCTTTGACTGTTGCTTGGGGAAAGATCCCGCTATTACTTTTTATTGAGTAATTGAGTGGGTCACAGATGGGTACACTGTCAGCCACTGCAGTGGCTGACTTATCCTGAGAGTGGATGTGCTTGAAAAGACATGATGAGCTCTTTCCCCAGAAAGCTACCTCCACAACTACCTCCACAAAGCACATATTGCCACCTCCTTCCAGGAAATGAGAGCTGAGAATCACCCAGagactttttcttctcctccaccCCTCGTCCAGAGGGGAATCTCCAGGAGAGGAGTGCACATAGGATCCCCAGAGAGGCTGTAGGTTGCTTTTTGTCTGAGGGCTCTTATACTATTTAGTGGGAACTTTTTAAATACAGGTCTTAGGGTTTTGGAaagcattctgtgattgtaaAGGAAGAGCATAAGGATTGCGAGATTTTATAGTGTTGGCccttttgaactttttttttttaattattctgcaATTAGAGAGGCTTTGTTAAATAGTCCTTGTGTTCCCAACTGCCATGTAAATCCCAGTGGCACAGTGTATATTGCAAGATGTCTTTGTAGACTGCAAAGAAGAAGATGGAGTTGAGAAAATCCAATGTATCTGTTTACTTGCACATCTTTAGGAAGGTCCCCAAGGAGTAAATGCAATACTCCTCAGGTTTACCTTCTGGAAAGACCCATCTGTCTGTTGAGTTCTTCCTGTAAACATGCTCCAGAGTAGCTTGTGCTAATCTGTGCCATATCTGCGACATATGCTTCCAAGCCCAAGTGTTCCATCAACTCCACAGACACCACGGCAAACAGCCTTACCTGGGTTTCCTTGGTCTCCTTTGTCTCCTTTTACTCCTGGTTCACCTTTCAGACCTTTACTGCCATAATCACCCTTGCTTCCTTTTTGACCAGTTGGACCTTGGATGCCTgtatggaaaacagaaatgtcatTGTCCTTTCTCAAACAAGGAGCATGATAAGCATTTCATATCGATGTAGAGAATTGGAACATGACATCTAAAGTACTGTTCTTAATCATCATCAGAATATTTAATGCTGTCAAACGAATGTTTACCTGATGGGCCCTGGTCTCCCTTTGTTCCTTTTGGCCCTACAACACCTAAGatcatcaaaagaaaaaaaaagttacatgcTTATACAATTTAAACATGCAAACGTGTATTTATTATGGATTTCACCCAGTCCACATCAGCTGTCTGCACTACAGGCATCTATTAGTCAAGTAGGAGTCTTACTTCCCATTGTACTAAAGGCAGACTTCAcccattcagaaaataaagatggtGCAAGTTATCTTCTGAAGTAAATTGATTTCTGGTCATTTGTATCACATCTTAAATTTCACTGATAGCACAAAGACTCTGCTTTCAGATAGTCTTCACTAACCCCATAAAGAGCATAGGCGCATAAGTTCAGGTACAGCAGACATGCAAGCACATAATATTGGGCCAGGTGACTCCCTGGCATCCAGGTATCAATGCATGCAGGAGGGTGCAGCACTTGGACTTGATAGTGTGCACTACACAAATTCAgagtgaaaaaggaaatacacCAGAACATTACCCTGGGTGTTTGGATGCCCAGGGTAGCGAGGTCAACTTCTTCAGGTGGAAGGTCAAAGAATAGGTCTGGCTAAGTACTCCTAGCTGGCCTCTTAAGAGacctctgcctgcagtgcaACAGAGGAATCCACAACGTGCTTGTTAGTCAGTCTTCCATTAGATTTACAGCttataaaatttgtttttaatgcttggGTATGGAAGTTGttgttgtagttttttttttttttttttcatcttaaactATGGCTTTGTTTGTGCATTTTCTATTCATATAAAAATGCAGGCAACATCACTTCCTAGTACATGTTGCAGATGCCTGAAACAAACCTGCCAATGAGCAGCTACTCCACAGCAGCCTGGCAGGGGCCTGTGCTCACCATCACATTCTGGGATTCATGGGGCCCAGAGAGCAGTACTCAACAAGTTGCCACCCTTGTTATTCTGAtaccctccctcccctcccatgCTTTGCATAATGCATGCTTTTGATTGCAGagtttttaaattcttctttaCCTGGAACTCCTCTGTCTCCCTTTTCACCTTTGGGTCCCACATTGCCTGGCAttcctgaaattaaaataaatcaacaaaGGTGAAGCCATCACACAAAGCAAGGCCAGTGCAGGAGGACCACAGGGTATGGATGTCAGTGGCTTGGTACCTGGAGAGCCCTTAGACCCAAGgtctcccttctctcccttctgccCAGGACTGCTGGGGCCAGGAGGTCCTGGGAGGCCACGTTCTCCAGCTGGGCCTTGGAGGTGATAAACAACAGCACATATGAAGTGGagccaaaacacaaagaaagaaaattaaatatagcTCTGTCACAAACCCCGCATTGTGCAGACTGAGTTGTCCCTATGGAGGCAGAACACACACTGTGTCCTTCCAAATAACAGGTCTCCCCTGGCAACGCCAGTCTTAGAGAGATCAGTCTCATACCCATAGAAGAAACTGCACTCCCTTTCTGCTTACctgcttctcctttctgtcCAGGACGTCCGGGCTCTCCCGCACTGCCTGTAACAACACCCTAGCATCAATGCTGGCAGGATTTAGCCAAATGCTTCAGCTAGGGCAACCCTGCACCACAGTATGTGCATGTTGACTGCAAGTTGTTCTGTGTCCTCTGCACTTACCATTGAAGCCTGGCAGTCCTGGCACTCCCTGGTTTCCTGGAGGACCCATGGGTCCACGGTTCCCTGGATCACCCTTCTGGCCCATTTCACCTTTCTGCCCTACAAGACCTaccaagcagcacagaaaatgtaaataatcatcatcatcactcTCATCATCAAATATTCATTGTCTCAGAAACCAGAGAGCACCCCCTTCTATCTTCATCAGTGGCAGAGATAGGCCTCACACCCACATTTACCATTGGTAAGTGATCCCACTGCAACTCCCCAAGCTATTCCCAAAGTATCTCTGCCACTAGTAGGTTTTCTTCCCTAGTTAAATCTCCATTACTGCTTTCTGTAATGTTTCCTTCCCCTAGCTGTGGTGGAAATGGAGGACAGTTTATGCTACTCCTGTGCTTTCAAGCAATTGCCACAACTGCCCTTAAGCTTCTCTGCATATTCAAATACAGCTGAATTACTTTAAAGTGTTTCATTTAAAGAGTGATATCTCCTTCACTCTTCTGCTC
Above is a genomic segment from Meleagris gallopavo isolate NT-WF06-2002-E0010 breed Aviagen turkey brand Nicholas breeding stock chromosome 7, Turkey_5.1, whole genome shotgun sequence containing:
- the MARCO gene encoding macrophage receptor MARCO, giving the protein MKIKDRCRGDGSSSDMSTFSISDKIGFASAATTTFQMSEPQIQRKPSTCCARTTLVIYLLLLTVGQVLLAYKVFKMKEEILKCQENNAFHAEEMIGRSYTDNLLLEKNFTERDMGREENWRRHLEKEITIIKSSNANLMMMMSNITLLAGHPGHKGEPGLPGLQGPPGIKGDRGIPGLQGTKGDRGPTGPRGEQGEKGIKGQVGFPGLVGQKGEMGQKGDPGNRGPMGPPGNQGVPGLPGFNGSAGEPGRPGQKGEAGPAGERGLPGPPGPSSPGQKGEKGDLGSKGSPGMPGNVGPKGEKGDRGVPGVVGPKGTKGDQGPSGIQGPTGQKGSKGDYGSKGLKGEPGVKGDKGDQGNPGYSNNIRIAGGGRRGRVEIFHQGSWGTICDDDWDTQDASVVCRMMGYRSAISAFTASGGTGQIWLDNVNCRGSESSIYQCNKPDWGEHNCSHNEDAGVECI